Proteins found in one Carassius auratus strain Wakin chromosome 12, ASM336829v1, whole genome shotgun sequence genomic segment:
- the LOC113111525 gene encoding charged multivesicular body protein 2a, whose amino-acid sequence MEFLFGKRKTPEEMLRQNQRALNRAMRDLDRERQKLEQQEKKIIADIKKMAKQGQMDAVKIMAKDLVRTRRYVKKFIMMRANIQAVSLKIQTLKSNNSMAQAMKGVTKAMATMNRQLKLPQIQKIMMEFERQSEIMDMKEEMMNDAIDDAMGDEDDEEESDAVVSQVLDELGLNLSDELSNLPSTGGKLSVAAGKKAEPQATLADADADLEERLNNLRRD is encoded by the exons atggagtTCCTGTTTGGAAAAAGAAAGACTCCAGAGGAGATGCTCAGACAGAATCAGAGAGCATTAAATAGAGCCATGAGAGATCTAGACAGAGAACGCCAGAAACTGGAGcaacaggaaaagaaaataatTGCTGACATTAAGAAAATGGCCAAACAAGGACAGATG GATGCTGTAAAGATCATGGCTAAGGACTTGGTGCGCACAAGACGATATGTCAAGAAATTCATCATGATGAGAGCCAATATTCAAGCTGTCAGCCTTAAAATCCAAACCCTCAAATCAAACAACAGCATGGCGCAGGCCATGAAAGGAGTCACCAAAGCTATGGCCACCATGAACAGACAG TTGAAGTTGCCACAGATTCAGAAGATCATGATGGAGTTTGAGCGCCAAAGTGAAATCATGGACATGAAGGAGGAGATGATGAATGATGCAATTGACGATGCAATGGGCGATGAAGACGATGAAGAGGAGAG TGATGCCGTGGTTTCTCAAGTTCTGGATGAGCTGGGTCTGAATCTTTCTGACGaactttcaa ACCTGCCTTCTACTGGAGGAAAACTTTCAGTTGCGGCTGGGAAGAAAGCTGAACCGCAGGCTACGCTGGCGGATGCCGATGCTGACTTGGAGGAGAGGCTGAACAACCTCAGGAGAGACTGA
- the LOC113111524 gene encoding male-specific lethal 1 homolog, producing the protein MNMRPECFSKVGLYSDICDLSSSQTRHPVSVRREIGNSLGDTQERTRQHLILDKTGKAERTSLPLKPGRELAVASEAGSVGTETLSSQAKQMGGEGTPVKSKTPLGQTNAIDNKPEFVSMNSHSNSRDPVGEKSTKGLETMGVSNEHSEGKRTNMRKITSHPHAQATCLKQLLLLQLDLIEQQQQQLQTKDKEIDELKSDRDTLLARIERMERRLQLLSKEPRDKRLFQPLERWVPDTDDFWESDLAHSPQTQAKSGGKVQKRKLSLSDTKMQRSRGKSSRVTPQKLETGGTSPCQRELRNKETPEKTNVAKPSGQTDQQPEGEDSKETEDLPYMTTDEMYLCCWQQPPASPLRDEPPKKEEDVTIPSWRENIMEPLQEEDAVDIPENLDDGVFLKRHAKLELDEKRRKRWDIQRIREQRMLQRLQQRMEKKKTNVQENEPEVSSFYPNVDNVEAIMVTPFLPVVAFGRPLPNLPQQNFELPWLDERSRCRIENQKKQTPHRTCRK; encoded by the exons ATGAATATGCGACCCGAATGCTTTTCTAAAGTGGGATTGTACTCAGATATCTGTGACTTAAGTTCATCTCAAACACGACACCCAGTTAGTGTCCGAAGAGAGATTGGAAATTCTCTTGGTGACACTCAAGAGAGGACCAGACAACATCTGATCTTGGACAAGACTGGGAAAGCTGAGCGGACTTCACTGCCTTTAAAGCCTGGAAGAGAGTTGGCTGTCGCTTCAGAGGCTGGCTCTGTGGGCACAGAAACACTGTCATCTCAAGCTAAACAAATGGGGGGTGAAGGCACCCCTGTAAAAAGTAAAACTCCTCTTGGACAGACCAACGCCATTGATAACAAGCCAGAGTTTGTATCCATGAATTCACATAGTAATTCGAGAGACCCTGTGGGTGAGAAAAGCACCAAAGGGTTAGAGACTATGGGGGTGTCTAATGAACACTCGGAGGGCAAAAGGACAAATATGAGGAAGATCACTAGTCATCCTCATGCACAAGCCACTTGCCTTAAGCAACTGCTTTTGCTTCAGCTGGACTTGATAGAGCAACAACAGCAACAGCTGCAGACAAAAGACAAGGAAATAGATGAACTCAAATCAGACAGAGACACG TTGCTTGCCCGTATTGAGCGGATGGAGCGCCGTTTGCAGTTGTTAAGTAAGGAACCTCGTGACAAGAGGCTCTTCCAGCCACTGGAGAGATGGGTTCCTGACACGGATGACTTTTGGGAATCAGATTTGGCCCACAGCCCACAAACTCAGGCCAAGTCAGGTGGAAAAGTGCAAAAGAG GAAGTTAAGCTTGTCAGACACAAAGATGCAGAGGTCAAGAGGGAAGTCCTCTAGAGTGACCCCCCAAAAACTAGAGACAGGAGGGACATCACCATGTCAGCGTGAGCTGCGAAACAAGGAGACCCCGGAGAAGACGAATGTTGCAAAACCATCCGGACAGACGGACCAGCAACCCGAGGGAGAAGACAGCAAAGAAACGGAGGATCTTCCGTACATGACAACGGATGAGATGTACCTCTGCTGCTGGCAGCAGCCTCCAGCCTCTCCATTACGGGACGAGCCTCCAAAGAAAGAGGAGGATGTCACAA TCCCATCATGGAGGGAGAACATCATGGAACCCCTTCAGGAGGAGGATGCGGTTGACATCCCAGAA AATCTTgatgacggtgtttttctgaagcgGCACGCAAAGTTAGAACTGGATGAGAAGAGACGAAAAAG ATGGGACATTCAGAGAATACGTGAACAGCGTATGCTTCAAAGATTGCAGCAGCGCATGGAGAAGAAAAAGACGAATGTTCAGGAGAACGAGCCAGAAGTGTCTTCGTTTTATCCTAATGTGGACAATG TGGAGGCTATCATGGTAACTCCCTTTCTGCCAGTAGTGGCATTTGGTCGGCCTTTGCCCAATTTGCCTCAACA GAACTTTGAGCTGCCCTGGCTTGATGAAAGAAGTCGATGTCGCATTGAAAACCAAAAGAAACAAACTCCCCACAGGACCTGTCGGAAATGA